The following coding sequences lie in one Miscanthus floridulus cultivar M001 chromosome 9, ASM1932011v1, whole genome shotgun sequence genomic window:
- the LOC136481214 gene encoding probable calcium-binding protein CML36 encodes MKLSMPFLGSSSSSGKKQQETISKKRTKGSKSGSFGSTSSSSSDECASPYAATTPRTVLPLPIRSASSSSSAGGGGNGKPNKPRPPVLAAVPVTREDLEVALRRVVRSEAELAAVLAEAEAAGLAPEAAAAAEAEDEAELRDAFAVFDADGDGRISAEELRAVLASLGDEACSVDDCRRMIGGVDADGDGFVCFDEFSRMMMPQGAAA; translated from the coding sequence ATGAAGCTGAGCATGCCTTTCTTAGGCTCGTCGTCCTCCTCCGGCAAGAAGCAGCAGGAGACGATCAGCAAGAAGAGGACGAAGGGATCAAAGAGCGGCTccttcggctccacctcctcctcctcgtccgatgAGTGTGCGTCGCCGTACGCCGCCACGACGCCGCGCACCGTCCTCCCACTCCCAATCCGatccgcgtcgtcgtcgtcgtccgccgGGGGCGGCGGCAACGGCAAGCCGAATAAGCCGAGGCCGCCGGTACTAGCCGCCGTGCCCGTGACGCGGGAGGACCTGGAGGTGGCGCTGCGCCGGGTGGTGcggagcgaggcggagctggcggcGGTgctggcggaggcggaggcggccggGCTGGCGCccgaggcggccgcggccgcggaggCCGAGGACGAGGCCGAGCTCCGCGACGCGTTCGCGGTGTTCGACGCGGACGGCGACGGCCGGATCTCGGCCGAGGAGCTCCGCGCCGTGCTCGCCTCGCTCGGCGATGAGGCCTGCTCCGTCGACGACTGCCGGCGCATGATCGGCGGCGTCGACGCCGACGGCGACGGCTTCGTCTGCTTCGACGAGTTCTCGCGCATGATGATGCCGCAGGGGGCGGCAGCGTGA
- the LOC136484392 gene encoding scarecrow-like protein 3 translates to MRAFHGRPGGAPQLRITVVHDDGAFLAQTAALLRREAEELDMAFSFHPVMGRLETLELGNLHRTLAIRSGDARAFSSALQMHRLLAVDDTQTQQIASMAPLPQLAAPEVVKTSLLDPSPTTPLSPFAAQASPSASSPEHPQRAAAVVPPLAAFLSAVRAVSPKVVCVMEQDAGDNVADLAARFEEALHHYAAVFEALDDAAGVAHRAREERAAVERVLLWEEVKDVLARDGSERRERHERLHQWAARMAGAGFAGVPLSYVAKMEADAALRKCGLRGYETRGVEGGCLLLCRSGWPLYSISAWRPWPSQGSASSGSGSSRQPQLMAVPGQIGSTWTAWPQLLPPPVDHTH, encoded by the coding sequence ATGCGCGCCTTCCACGGCCGCCCGGGGGGAGCGCCGCAGCTCCGCATCACCGTGGTTCACGACGACGGGGCCTTCCTGGCCCAGACGGCGGCGCTCCTCCGCAGGGAAGCCGAGGAGCTGGACATGGCGTTCTCGTTCCACCCCGTCATGGGCCGGCTCGAGACCTTGGAGCTCGGCAACCTCCACCGCACCCTCGCCATACGCTCCGGCGACGCGCGCGCTTTCAGCTCCgccctccagatgcaccgcctcCTCGCGGTTGACGACACCCAGACCCAGCAGATAGCGAGCATGGCGCCGCTCCCGCAGCTGGCCGCGCCGGAGGTCGTCAAGACGAGCCTCCTCGATCCCAGCCCGACGACGCCGCTGTCCCCGTTCGCGGCACAGGCGTCGCCGTCGGCGTCGTCGCCGGAGCACCCGCAgcgggccgccgccgtcgtccccccGCTGGCGGCATTCCTCTCCGCGGTGCGCGCGGTGTCACCCAAGGTGGTGTGCGTGATGGAGCAGGACGCCGGCGACAACGTGGCCGACCTCGCAGCGCGGTTCGAGGAGGCGCTGCACCACTACGCGGCGGTGTTCGAGGCCCTGGACGACGCAGCCGGCGTGGCGCACCGGGCGCGCGAGGAGCGGGCGGCGGTGGAGCGCGTCCTGCTCTGGGAGGAGGTGAAAGACGTGCTGGCGCGGGACGGGTCCGAGCGCCGGGAGCGCCACGAGCGGCTCCACCAGTGGGCCGCGCGCATGGCGGGCGCCGGGTTCGCCGGCGTGCCGCTCAGCTACGTGGCCAAGATGGAGGCGGACGCGGCGCTGCGGAAGTGCGGGCTCAGGGGATACGAGACCAGAGGAGTGGAAGGAGGCTGCCTCCTCCTGTGCCGCAGCGGGTGGCCTCTCTACTCCATCtccgcgtggcggccatggccTTCCCAAGGCTCTGCTTCTTCTGGGAGTGGGAGCAGCAGGCAGCCACAGCTCATGGCGGTGCCCGGGCAGATAGGATCGACATGGACGGCATGGCCGCAGCTACTGCCTCCTCCGGTTGATCACACTCACTGA